The Planctellipticum variicoloris DNA window GGCGACGACGCGTTCGAACGCCCGGCGGGCCTCTTCGAACTTTGCCTGCTGCTTGAGAGCCCGGCCCAGAACCTCGTCGAGCTGGTACAGCACGGGCGACGTCGGTGAGAGTTTGCGCAGGTCGGCGGCGAGCACGCCGATCTGGTCGTATTCTTTCTGGCGCAGAGCGACGTCGGCAAGCTGCACCCAGACGCGTCCGGTCCAGGGTTCGCGGCGCATTTCGGGGTTGTCGGTGAGAGCGGTTCGCAACTCGGTGAGCAATTTCCGGGCGGCCGCGACATCAGCTTCGCTCGGTTTTGCGGCGGCGAGCAGGGCTTCGGCGCGGGCATACATGCCGTACCAGCGATGCGGGCTTTCGGGAAAATCTTTGACGAGCCGCTCGGCCGCCACCGGGATATCGCTCCACTTCTGCTGGTCGACGGCGAGGACGATGAGCTGATAGAGCGAGCGCTCTTTGACGCCGTCGTCGCTGGCGGGGTCGTCCGCCAGGCGCGAGAACTCCGCGCGGGCCTGATCGAACCGGCCGGCGATCAAATCGCTTTCGGCGAGGCTGAGGCTGGCATTGTCGGCCAGATCGCTGGAGGGAGTTTCGCTGACGAGCCGGCGAAAGATTTCGTCGGCTCGGTCGAATGAGCCGGCTGCGTAGTTTAACAGAGCCCATTCGTTGAGCAGCCGGTCGAGGTGGGCGGCTTTGGGAAAGCGCGCGGCGACCTCTGCATAGGCCGGATCCGCTTCGGCCGGTTTGTCGAGCTTGCCGAGCATGCGCGCCGCTTGAAGTCCGGCCAGGTAAGGAAAGATGAGGGGTTCTTTCTGGTCGGCGCCGGGTGGAGCGGGTTCGGCGGGTCCGTACGTGGCGAGGGTGTCCCGGTGGGCCAGGGCGGCGGCTTCGAGCTGGCCCGCTTCGCGGAGGGCTTCGCCCCGTCGATAGGCGCACTCGCCCGCCAGGCGGTGGCGGGGAAACTCTTTGACGACACGCTCGAATTCGACCGCCGCCGCGGGGAAATCCTTCATCTGGTAGCGAGCCCAGGCGAGTCCGCGGATGGCGAAGGCCTGGTTGTCGGTGCCGTCGCTGAGGGGGATCAGGCGTTCGTAGTAGGTGGCGGCGGCGGCCCAGTCCTGCTTTCCCTCGGAGAGTTCGGCCAGATGAAACGTCGTCGACGCAATCAGCGGAGATTCGGGAAATCGCTTCTGCAGGTCATCGAGGAGCGAAACCGCCCGCGTGGCGTCTCCCTGCCCAGCAGCCGCGACAGCCTGCAGTGACAGCGCCCGGGCGGACTGCCGGCCCTGGGGATTCATCAGGCGGTAGCGCTGCAGCAGGTCGTCCGCCGGCTTGAACTGCCGGGTGGCGATCAGGCTGTCGGCCTGAACGATGAGGGCGTCGGCAAACTCGGACTTTTCTCCTTCCGCGAGAGCGGCTTCCGTGACGGGCGCGATGTATTCCAGGGCGCGAGCGTGATCGCTCTGGAGCTGAAACGTCAGCGCGAGGAGGTAGCGGGCCTGCAGCTTGGTCCGGGGGAGCTCGCTCTCCTGCAGGACCTTTTCGAAGCGCTGCGTGGCATCGCGGTAGAGCTGACCGATTTCTTCGCCGGGGCGCTGATCACGAACCGCCGCCGCCGACTGGGCCAGCAACAGGCGGCCGGCGAGGAGCTCGTGGTACATCCGCAGCCCGCTCTTCGGGAACTCTTTCACGAAGCGGTCGACCAGTTCCTGCGCGCGGGGGAGATCCCCCAGCTCCAGAGCGAGTTCCCCGGCGGCGTGCAGGCTGTCGTCGGCGTGCTCGCCGGCCGGCCACTTCTCCAGCACAGTCTGGAACAGGGCCAGCGCTTCGGGAAGCGCACCGGTCTGACGTTCGCAGAGCGCCTGCTGGAACAGGACGTTTTCCAGCAGCGGCTGATCGGCCGCCCTGGCGGCGACGGCGGCGAAGGCTTTGGCGGCTTCCGGATATTGGCCGGCGGATTTGAGACTCAGCCCCTGCCAGTAGCCGGCCGTCAGACCGTGGGTCTTGTCGTCCAGAATCTTGGCGAACTGATTGCCGGCCCGGAGATACTCGCCCGCCTGGTACATCGAATTGCCCGCATTGAGCTGGGCGGACGGAACGAGAGGGCTTTCGGGGAATCGCTTCGCCAGGTCCTGATAGGCGGCGGTGGCTTCGGGGAATTTCTGCCGGTCGAACTGGAGTGCGCCGATCTGGAACAGGGCTTCGGCGGCGCGGGTTCCCTCGCGGTCCGTGGAGATCTCCTGGAACTGAGCGAGGGCGTCGTCGAACTTTTTCAGGGCCTGGAGTGCGCGAGCGCGGCCGAACCGGGCGTCTTCGGCGAGCGAGCCCTTGGGATAGTCTTTGACAGCGACATCGAAGGCCCGCAGGGCCTGCTCGGCGTTTCCTTCGCGCAGGAAGACGTCTCCGAGGTACGGCCAGGCGCGATCGGCGAACCGGTCCTGGGGGTGCTCTTTGAGGTAAGTCTCCAGCTCGGTTCGAGCGGTGGGGAGATCGTCGAGCAGGTAACTGCACTCGGCCACGCGGTAGCGGGCCTGGGGGATGTTGGTGTTCTCCGGGTAATCCTTAATGAAAGTGCGCAGTTCGTCGCGGGCGGCCTTGTAGTCCTGCTGGTTGACCAGCGTCAGGCCGAGGTAGAGCTGCGCAAACGGGCGTTTGTCGTGCTTCGGGTACGTCTTGAGGTACTTACGGAAGGCCTCGGCGGCGTCCTTCCAGCGGTCCTGGCGGTAAAGCGACACCGAGAAGTTGTAATCGTCGAGACCTTCGTCCTGGGCAAGCGCTTCGACGGGCTGCGCGAGGCAGAGCGTCGCGAGAAGTAACATTGCTCCCAGCATTCGGGCGCTGGAGGAGTTTGATACGCCGCGTCTCATGAACATCCGACTCCCGACAAGGCCCGTCGTCGCTTTGCACCTCCATGCTAAAGCCAAGGAACTCCATTTGGGAGGGGCGGCCCGACGACGGCCGGCCGCCCTGCCCCGCAGAATCGTCGCAATCCTCCCAGCCTGCCCGGAGCAGTGAATCGCTACGGTCTCGGGCGGCCCTGGGTCTTTGGAAGCTGCGGCATGCGGCTGGTCTGAGTCTGTCCGAGATTCCTGGCGATCTTGTTCTTGGACATCTGCTTCTGCAACTGCGGGAATTTGGTCGCTGGTTTCCGCGGGGCGTTTCCGCCGGATTTGGTCATGCTGGATGCTTCCTGAAAGGACTTACTGGGGCTGCTTGACGTTGCGTTCGAAGACGACGATGTGCTGGCGGGGGAGCACCCCGATCGTTTCTTTCCAGGTGAGGCCGAACTCAGGGCGTTCGGCTTCGCGGCGGACCTGTTTTTCGGTCATTTTATGCACGAGCTTAATCGGCACGCGGGGATCTTCCTTGCGGTACTCGACGAAGGCGACCCGTCCGCCGGGTTTGATGGCGGAGGACAGCTTGCGCAGCATTTCCCAGGGGAATTCGAACTCGTGGTAGACGTCGACCATGATTGCGAGATCGAGGGTGTCGGGTTCCAGTTCCGGGGACATTGCGGTTCCCAGCACGAGTTTGACGTTTTTGACATTCAGGTTATTCAGTTTGTCCGACAGGCGATCGAGCATTTCCTGCTGAATGTCGACGGCGAAGACGGTTCCGGTTTGACCGACTTCGCTGGCCATCATCAGGGTTAAGACGCCGGACCCGGCGCCGATGTCAGCAACTGCCATGCCGGGTTTGAGTTTGAGGCTTTCGACGAGGAGGGTGAGTCGTTCTTCCTGTTCGCGGTTGTCCCGTTCGAGCCAGTCGACGCCGGCGAAGCCCATGACGTGCGCGATTTCGCGGCCGAGGTAGAACTTTCCGATGCCGTTGAGGTCGTGTTCCCGGCGGAACGAGTAGCCGGGGTGTCCTGCGGGGAGCTTCGTGCTGGTCTGCGGAGGCGCTTCTTCGACGGCGACGTCCTGGGCGCGGACGACGGAGAGCCAGTCGCCTGACAGGATGAGCGCCAGCGCTCCGGCGAGGAGTGCGCAGAAGACGCATGAAAGCCGA harbors:
- a CDS encoding class I SAM-dependent methyltransferase, which translates into the protein MPSSRRSIRLSCVFCALLAGALALILSGDWLSVVRAQDVAVEEAPPQTSTKLPAGHPGYSFRREHDLNGIGKFYLGREIAHVMGFAGVDWLERDNREQEERLTLLVESLKLKPGMAVADIGAGSGVLTLMMASEVGQTGTVFAVDIQQEMLDRLSDKLNNLNVKNVKLVLGTAMSPELEPDTLDLAIMVDVYHEFEFPWEMLRKLSSAIKPGGRVAFVEYRKEDPRVPIKLVHKMTEKQVRREAERPEFGLTWKETIGVLPRQHIVVFERNVKQPQ
- a CDS encoding tetratricopeptide repeat protein, with product MLLLATLCLAQPVEALAQDEGLDDYNFSVSLYRQDRWKDAAEAFRKYLKTYPKHDKRPFAQLYLGLTLVNQQDYKAARDELRTFIKDYPENTNIPQARYRVAECSYLLDDLPTARTELETYLKEHPQDRFADRAWPYLGDVFLREGNAEQALRAFDVAVKDYPKGSLAEDARFGRARALQALKKFDDALAQFQEISTDREGTRAAEALFQIGALQFDRQKFPEATAAYQDLAKRFPESPLVPSAQLNAGNSMYQAGEYLRAGNQFAKILDDKTHGLTAGYWQGLSLKSAGQYPEAAKAFAAVAARAADQPLLENVLFQQALCERQTGALPEALALFQTVLEKWPAGEHADDSLHAAGELALELGDLPRAQELVDRFVKEFPKSGLRMYHELLAGRLLLAQSAAAVRDQRPGEEIGQLYRDATQRFEKVLQESELPRTKLQARYLLALTFQLQSDHARALEYIAPVTEAALAEGEKSEFADALIVQADSLIATRQFKPADDLLQRYRLMNPQGRQSARALSLQAVAAAGQGDATRAVSLLDDLQKRFPESPLIASTTFHLAELSEGKQDWAAAATYYERLIPLSDGTDNQAFAIRGLAWARYQMKDFPAAAVEFERVVKEFPRHRLAGECAYRRGEALREAGQLEAAALAHRDTLATYGPAEPAPPGADQKEPLIFPYLAGLQAARMLGKLDKPAEADPAYAEVAARFPKAAHLDRLLNEWALLNYAAGSFDRADEIFRRLVSETPSSDLADNASLSLAESDLIAGRFDQARAEFSRLADDPASDDGVKERSLYQLIVLAVDQQKWSDIPVAAERLVKDFPESPHRWYGMYARAEALLAAAKPSEADVAAARKLLTELRTALTDNPEMRREPWTGRVWVQLADVALRQKEYDQIGVLAADLRKLSPTSPVLYQLDEVLGRALKQQAKFEEARRAFERVVADPQGRKTETAAKAQFLIGETLFLQEQWHQAFLAYQRVYSTYESPEWRAAALLQSAKCDEKQNQWKEAVATYEQLVTEFPQSMLVAEALQRQEAAKKKAGSS